The Seriola aureovittata isolate HTS-2021-v1 ecotype China chromosome 2, ASM2101889v1, whole genome shotgun sequence genome has a segment encoding these proteins:
- the rpl29 gene encoding 60S ribosomal protein L29 has product MAKSKNHTTHNQSRKAHRNGIKKPTSQRYESLKGVDPKFLRNMRFAKKHNKKGQKAAQKAAQQK; this is encoded by the exons ATGGCCAAGTCTAAGAACCACACAACCCACAACCAGT CTCGTAAAGCCCACAGGAATGGCATCAAGAAGCCCACATCTCAGCGTTATGAGTCACTGAAGGGG GTGGACCCTAAGTTCCTGAGGAACATGCGCTTTGCCAAGAAGCACAACAAGAAGGGTCAGAAGGCGGCACAGAAGGCAGCTCAGCAGAAATAA
- the LOC130181937 gene encoding vimentin-like, translating to MRAASYTQKSLQVSGSGSRVRVQSPSPSRCRGSSYDSRGRSGYRGTAIELGTEIHQQHANEKEEMQELNVKFAGYIEKVQALEQRNAALQAELASLQSRYKGGPTGIGEEYELKFKEVRELIETLTNEKGAADIERGYIEEEIDVWRLKLEEELALKEEAEMILREFRQDVDNATLQKAELERHIEQLVAEIEFLKKLHDEEVADIMKQIEDAKITAEMDGDRPDLAAYLRNMRAEIEAVAARNVQEAEKWYKTKFDTLKEHAGKHEEQMKTMKDEITTFHNQVTDLQNQIDGLRARNAALEQQLEDMEMSHFDKVGGLEGVIAQLEAQLCETKLEMTKYLQDYQELLHIKLKLDAEIATYRKLLEGEEQRLGIAKDV from the coding sequence ATGAGAGCTGCATCTTACACCCAGAAGAGCCTGCAAGTTAGCGGGTCTGGCAGCAGAGTGAGGGTTCAGAGCCCGTCGCCATCCCGGTGCCGCGGATCCTCATACGACAGCCGTGGACGCTCAGGTTATCGCGGCACCGCCATCGAGTTGGGCACAGAGATACATCAGCAACATGCCaatgagaaagaggaaatgcaGGAACTCAATGTCAAGTTTGCAGGATACATTGAGAAGGTCCAGGCACTAGAGCAGCGAAATGCTGCTCTTCAAGCTGAGCTGGCTTCCCTGCAGAGCCGCTACAAGGGAGGGCCCACAGGCATCGGAGAAGAATATGAGCTCAAGTTCAAAGAGGTGCGGGAGCTGATTGAGACCCTGACCAATGAGAAGGGAGCAGCTGATATTGAAAGAGGCTACATTGAAGAAGAGATTGACGTGTGGCGACTAAAGCTGGAGGAAGAGCTGGCACtcaaagaagaagcagaaatgATCCTGAGAGAGTTTCGCCAGGACGTTGACAACGCGACACTGCAGAAGGCTGAGCTGGAGAGGCACATTGAACAACTGGTGGCCGAGATAGAGTTTCTCAAGAAGCTGCATGATGAAGAGGTAGCTGACATCATGAAGCAGATTGAGGATGCAAAGATTACTGCCGAAATGGATGGCGATCGTCCTGACCTGGCTGCCTACCTGCGCAACATGCGTGCAGAGATAGAGGCCGTCGCTGCCCGCAACGTCCAGGAAGCTGAGAAGTGGTATAAGACCAAGTTTGACACCCTCAAGGAGCATGCTGGCAAACACGAAGAACAGATGAAGACCATGAAAGATGAGATCACGACCTTCCACAACCAGGTGACAGACCTGCAGAACCAGATTGATGGGCTGAGAGCTCGCAACGCTGccctggagcagcagctggaggataTGGAGATGTCCCACTTTGATAAGGTGGGGGGCCTGGAGGGTGTCATCGCTCAGTTGGAGGCCCAGCTCTGCGAAACCAAACTGGAGATGACCAAGTATCTCCAAGACTACCAGGAACTGCTGCACATTAAGCTCAAGCTGGATGCAGAGATCGCCACCTACAGGAAGCTGCTggaaggagaggagcagaggctTGGAATTGCCAAAGATGTCTAA